The Deinococcus taeanensis genome has a window encoding:
- a CDS encoding IS6 family transposase, translated as MLDRKPYRHRFPLSIIGYALWLDHRFPLSQRDVQELLHERGVQVSHETLRQWNIKFTPLLTEELRHREPRRGSRWHLDEVCVKVGGVKHWMWRAVDEYGAVLDILLQEHRETEAARSFFIRLLGEYRVPEAIHTDKLWSDGAARRQLPVLHTVEHVQVVSTARCNTLIEQSHRPTRQQERSRIGFKRRQRTQEFLALHARVSNLHRHTRTTVSAARRRSNQTVALRLWREAMQQAA; from the coding sequence GTGCTGGACCGGAAGCCCTACCGCCATCGTTTTCCCCTGAGCATCATCGGCTATGCCCTGTGGCTCGACCACCGCTTCCCGCTCAGCCAGCGTGACGTGCAGGAGCTGCTCCACGAGCGCGGTGTTCAGGTCAGCCACGAGACCCTCCGCCAGTGGAACATCAAGTTCACGCCGCTCCTCACCGAAGAATTGCGCCACCGAGAACCCCGGCGGGGTTCTCGGTGGCATCTCGACGAGGTCTGCGTCAAGGTCGGTGGGGTCAAGCATTGGATGTGGCGCGCGGTCGACGAATACGGGGCCGTACTCGACATCCTCCTTCAGGAACACCGAGAGACCGAGGCAGCCAGATCCTTTTTCATCCGCCTGCTCGGTGAATATCGCGTTCCTGAGGCCATTCACACCGATAAGCTCTGGAGCGACGGGGCAGCGCGGCGTCAGCTTCCCGTGCTCCACACCGTGGAGCACGTTCAGGTCGTCTCCACCGCGCGCTGCAACACCCTGATTGAGCAATCCCATCGACCCACACGGCAGCAGGAACGGAGTCGGATCGGCTTCAAACGACGACAGCGAACGCAGGAATTCCTGGCCCTGCACGCCCGAGTCTCGAACCTTCACCGCCACACCCGAACAACCGTTTCCGCCGCCAGGAGAAGAAGCAACCAAACCGTAGCGCTGCGCCTCTGGCGAGAGGCGATGCAGCAGGCAGCTTGA